From a single Aspergillus puulaauensis MK2 DNA, chromosome 2, nearly complete sequence genomic region:
- a CDS encoding putative exo-polygalacturonase (CAZy:GH28;~COG:S;~EggNog:ENOG410PK5D;~InterPro:IPR000743,IPR012334,IPR006626,IPR011050;~PFAM:PF00295;~SECRETED:SignalP(1-18);~go_function: GO:0004650 - polygalacturonase activity [Evidence IEA];~go_process: GO:0005975 - carbohydrate metabolic process [Evidence IEA]) encodes MHLAWILTALTALTFADAAIPSPRQTCIIPASGTNKTDDAPAIISAFKRCGRGGKVVFQPTTYYVNSAMNISWLHDVDVDIQGRLLWSTNIPYWLNHSLPVGYQNQSTAWILGGDRVRVNGHGVGTLDGNGDYWYEWIQEQENTSNYPGRPHALTLSGLTNSVVKGVNFLRSQMWTLSIIYSHHVEFDGIFVNNTGNRVDSSNTDGADTIRSSHISFNNLTVYNGDDSISFKANSTDITLKNSHFHNGLGIAIGSIGQLKDEFETVERIKVENVVFDNTLHAVYFKTWTDDQNGYPPNGGGGGLGYASNMHFNNLTTTSLRGSAVAISQCTRFIGAPGDGNCTNSQFQIRDITVANLHGTTESSRVASLQCSAVAPCTNLGLVGVDLELGNGTKAEEYLCGNVKRPRGFECTGEVCEGGSSTGEC; translated from the exons ATGCATCTCGCCTGGATCCTCACTGCCCTTACTGCACTGACCTTTGCAGATGCAGCAATTCCATCTCCCAGACAAACATGCATCATCCCAGCCTCGGGCACAAACAAAACCGACGACGCCCCGGCCATCATCTCCGCATTCAAGCGGTGCGGCCGCGGGGGGAAAGTCGTCTTCCAGCCAACAACATACTACGTCAACTCCGCGATGAACATTTCCTGGCTTCATGATGTCGATGTTGACATCCAAGGGAGACTGCTG TGGAGCACCAACATCCCCTACTGGCTAAACCACTCCCTGCCCGTCGGATACCAGAACCAGTCGACTGCGTGGATCCTGGGTGGTGATAGGGTACGGGTAAATGGGCATGGTGTTGGCACGCTCGATGGGAACGGCGACTACTGGTACGAGTGGATACAGGAGCAGGAGAATACGTCGAATTACCCAGGAAGGCCGCATGCGTTGACGCTTAGCGGGCTGACGAACTCGGTTGTCAAGGGTGTTAACTTTTTGCGCAGTCAGATGTG GACGCTGTCGATTATATACTCCCACCATGTTGAATTTGACGGGATCTTTGTGAACAACACGGGGAATCGGGTGGATAGCT CAAACACGGATGGCGCGGATACAATTCGATCGTCGCATATCAGCTTCAACAACTTGACTGTATACAACGGAGACGACAGCATTTCATTCAAAGCGAATAGCACCGATATCACGCTAAAGAACTCGCACTTCCACAACGGCCTGGGCATCGCAATAGGCAGCATTGGCCAGCTCAAGGACGAGTTCGAGACGGTTGAGAGGATCAAGGTTGAGAATGTTGTTTTCGATAACACACTCCACGCG GTATACTTCAAAACCTGGACCGACGACCAAAACGGATACCCGCCCAACGGCGGCGGGGGCGGACTGGGCT ATGCCTCAAACATGCACTTTAACAACCTAACGACAACCTCCCTCCGCGGCTCTGCAGTCGCAATCTCCCAGTGCACCCGCTTCATCGGCGCCCCCGGCGACGGGAACTGCACCAACTCGCAGTTCCAGATCAGGGACATTACCGTCGCGAATCTTCACGGGACGACGGAGTCCTCGCGCGTCGCTAGCCTGCAGTGTAGTGCGGTTGCGCCGTGCACGAATCTCGGCCTGGTTGGGGTGGATTTGGAGCTGGGGAATGGGACGAAGGCGGAGGAGTATCTCTGTGGGAATGTAAAGAGGCCTAGGGGGTTTGAATGTACTGGGGAGGTTTGTGAGGGAGGGAGTTCTACGGGGGAGTGTTAG